In a single window of the Zea mays cultivar B73 chromosome 5, Zm-B73-REFERENCE-NAM-5.0, whole genome shotgun sequence genome:
- the LOC100275174 gene encoding Citrate synthase, glyoxysomal: MDRADPARGRLAVLSSHLRGAGAEEAAGLERSPVSAPAPGPRAGALAVVDGRTGKRHEVKVSEDGTVRATDFKKITTGKDDKGLKIYDPGYLNTAPVRSSICYIDGDEGILRYRGYPIEELAESSSFVEVAYLLMYGNLPTQSQLAGWEFAISQHSAVPQGLLDIIQSMPHDAHPMGVLASAMSTLSVFHPDANPALQGQDLYKSKQVRDKQIVRVLGKAPTIAAAAYLRLAGRPPVLPLNTLSYSENFLYMLDSLGDRTYKPNPRLARALDILFILHAEHEMNCSTAAVRHLASSGVDVFTALSGGVGALYGPLHGGANEAVLKMLNEIGSMENIPDFIVGVKNRKRKMSGFGHRVYKNYDPRAKVIRKLADEVFSIVGRDPLIEVAIALEKAALSDEYFIKRKLYPNVDFYSGLIYRAMGFPTEFFPVLFAIPRMGGWLAHWKESLDDPDTKIIRPQQVYTGFWLRHYTPVRERVLSSQSEELGQVATSNATRRRRAGSAL; encoded by the exons ATGGATCGCGCCGACCCCGCGCGGGGCCGCCTTGCCGTGCTCTCCTCCCACCTCCGTGGTGCAGGGGCCGAGGAGGCGGCGGGGCTGGAGAGGTCGCCGGTATCCGCGCCGGCGCCCGGGCCCCGCGCCGGCGCGCTTGCCGTGGTGGACGGGAGGACCGGGAAGCGGCACGAGGTCAAGGTCTCCGAAGACGGCACCGTGCGCGCCACCGACTTCAAGAAG ATTACCACTGGAAAGGACGACAAGGGTCTTAAGATTTATGATCCTGGTTACCTTAACACTGCCCCTGTTCGCTCGTCCATCTGCTACATCGATGGAGATGAGGGAATCCTTCGCTATAGGGGTTATCCAATCGAAGAATTGGCTGAAAGCAGCTCGTTTGTTGAGGTGGCCTACCTTTTAA TGTATGGGAACTTGCCTACTCAGAGTCAATTGGCAGGCTGGGAATTTGCTATTTCTCAGCATTCTGCTGTTCCCCAAGGACTGTTG GATATCATACAATCAATGCCCCATGATGCTCACCCCATGGGTGTTCTTGCCAGTGCTATGAGCACCCTTTCTGTCTTTCATCCAGATGCAAACCCTGCTCTACAA GGTCAAGATCTTTATAAATCGAAGCAGGTGAGGGATAAACAAATTGTGCGAGTACTTGGGAAG GCACCAACAATAGCAGCTGCTGCCTACTTGAGATTAGCAGGAAGACCTCCCGTCCTTCCTTTAAATACTCTATCTTATTCAGAGAACTTCTTGTACATGCTGGACTCTTT GGGTGACAGAACATATAAACCAAATCCTCGACTTGCTCGAGCTCTAGATATTCTTTTTATTCTGCATGCTGAACATGAAATGAACTGCTCCACTGCTGCTGTTAGGCACCTTGCTTCAAG TGGTGTGGATGTATTTACTGCTCTTTCTGGTGGTGTTGGAGCTCTATATGGTCCTCTGCATGGCGGCGCAAACGAG GCAGTACTTAAAATGTTAAATGAGATTGGAAGCATGGAAAATATTCCAGATTTCATTGTAGGAGTGAAGAACAG GAAGAGGAAGATGTCCGGTTTTGGGCACCGTGTGTATAAAAACTATGACCCTCGTGCTAAAGTCATAAGGAAATTGGCAGATGAGGTGTTCTCAATTGTTGGACGGGATCCACTTATTGAG GTGGCCATTGCCCTAGAAAAGGCAGCGCTGTCAGACGAATATTTTATCAAGAGGAAGCTGTATCCAAATGTGGATTTCTACTCTGGGCTAATTTATAG GGCAATGGGATTCCCTACAGAATTTTTTCCTGTGCTGTTTGCTATTCCTCGCATGGGTGGCTGGCTAGCGCATTGGAAAGAGTCACTCGATGATCCTGACACTAAGATTATAAGGCCCCAACAG GTATACACCGGCTTCTGGCTTAGGCACTATACCCCCGTCAGAGAACGAGTGCTATCAAGCCAGAGTGAGGAACTTGGTCAGGTTGCCACCTCAAACGCAACTAGGCGCCGCCGTGCTGGTTCTGCCCTGTAG